From the genome of Eucalyptus grandis isolate ANBG69807.140 chromosome 2, ASM1654582v1, whole genome shotgun sequence, one region includes:
- the LOC104433475 gene encoding E3 ubiquitin-protein ligase RGLG5 isoform X1: protein MICPNLLGKTEEPAFQLTDLTSQLQVMGGILSKRTSRRRSYSTGGYAPAPPSSWSEYGGNTTQDPHQTCLHHHYMPPSSYNYATQPLQAQTQQRRKIVNTKYSRIADNYHSLHEVTSALAQAGLESSNLIVGIDFTKSNEWTGARSFHRQSLHDIDHGQNPYEQAISIIGKTLSTFDEDNLIPCFGFGDASTHDQDVFSFYQDNRFCNGFEEVLMRYKEVVPHLRLAGPTSFAPVIEMAMTIVEQSGGQYHVLLIIADGQVTRSVDTQNGQLSPQEQRTVDAIVRASEYPLSIVLVGVGDGPWDLMKEFDDNIPARAFDNFQFVNFTEIMSKNVDASRKQAEFALDALMEVPSQYKATIELGILGQQKGISPERIPLPPPIHGSIARPFQSKNSQHSPYGDECSPAFSKAPSSVSAYDNQDCPICMSNPKDMAFGCGHLTCSDCGENLLSCPICQSTIQIRIKLY from the exons atGATCTGTCCAAACCTACTAGGAAAGACCGAAGAGCCAGCGTTTCAGTTGACGGATCTGACCTCTCAg TTGCAGGTGATGGGAGGCATATTGTCAAAGAGGACGAGCAGGAGGAGATCATATTCAACCGGTGGGTATGCTCCAGCTCCACCGAGTTCTTGGAGTGAGTATGGAGGTAATACAACGCAGGATCCACACCAAACGTGCCTGCATCATCACTACATGCCTCCCTCATCGTACAATTATGCTACACAACCTTTGCAAGCGCAGACCCAGCAGCGTCGGAAGATAGTGAACACGAAATATTCAAGGATAGCCGATAATTACCATTCTTTGCATGAG GTAACTTCTGCTCTTGCCCAAGCTGGTTTGGAGTCTTCTAATCTCATCGTCGGGATTGATTTCACAAAGAGCAATGAGTGgacag GTGCAAGGTCATTCCATCGGCAAAGCCTGCATGACATCGACCATGGTCAGAATCCCTATGAGCAAGCGATATCAATCATCGGAAAGACTTTATCCACATTCGATGAGGATAACCTAATTCCCTGTTTCGGATTCGGAGATG CATCAACGCACGACCAGGATGTTTTCAGTTTTTATCAAGACAATAGATTCTGTAACGGATTTGAGGAAGTTCTGATGCGATACAAAGAGGTCGTTCCCCACCTCCGCCTTGCAG GACCAACATCCTTTGCACCTGTAATTGAGATGGCGATGACGATTGTAGAGCAAAGCGGAGGCCAGTACCATGTCCTGTTAATAATAGCTGATGGGCAG GTGACGAGAAGTGTTGATACTCAGAATGGCCAGCTCAGTCCGCAGGAGCAAAGGACAGTTGATGCAATCGTGAGAGCTAG CGAATACCCTCTATCTATTGTTTTAGTTGGGGTTGGAGACGGGCCATGGGACCTGATGAAGGAGTTCGATGATAACATTCCTGCACGAGCCTTCGACAATTTCCAG TTTGTCAACTTCACCGAGATCATGTCCAAGAATGTGGATGCATCTAGAAAACAGGCGGAATTCGCTCTCGATGCCTTAATGGAAGTTCCTTCTCAGTATAAAGCGACTATCGAGCTTGGCATATTAGG TCAACAAAAAGGGATTTCCCCGGAGAGAATTCCTCTTCCTCCGCCTATTCACGGCAGCATCGCAAGACCTTTCCAATCAAAAAATTCTCAGCATAGTCCTTACGGCGACGAATGCTCTCCAGCATTCAGCAAAGCCCCATCATCGGTTTCAGCTTATGACAATCAG GATTGTCCCATATGTATGAGCAATCCAAAGGACATGGCCTTCGGGTGCGGCCACCTG ACCTGCAGTGACTGTGGGGAGAATCTGCTGTCTTGCCCAATATGCCAGAGCACCATCCAAATCAGAATTAAGCTTTATTGA
- the LOC104433475 gene encoding E3 ubiquitin-protein ligase RGLG5 isoform X2 has product MICPNLLGKTEEPAFQLTDLTSQVMGGILSKRTSRRRSYSTGGYAPAPPSSWSEYGGNTTQDPHQTCLHHHYMPPSSYNYATQPLQAQTQQRRKIVNTKYSRIADNYHSLHEVTSALAQAGLESSNLIVGIDFTKSNEWTGARSFHRQSLHDIDHGQNPYEQAISIIGKTLSTFDEDNLIPCFGFGDASTHDQDVFSFYQDNRFCNGFEEVLMRYKEVVPHLRLAGPTSFAPVIEMAMTIVEQSGGQYHVLLIIADGQVTRSVDTQNGQLSPQEQRTVDAIVRASEYPLSIVLVGVGDGPWDLMKEFDDNIPARAFDNFQFVNFTEIMSKNVDASRKQAEFALDALMEVPSQYKATIELGILGQQKGISPERIPLPPPIHGSIARPFQSKNSQHSPYGDECSPAFSKAPSSVSAYDNQDCPICMSNPKDMAFGCGHLTCSDCGENLLSCPICQSTIQIRIKLY; this is encoded by the exons atGATCTGTCCAAACCTACTAGGAAAGACCGAAGAGCCAGCGTTTCAGTTGACGGATCTGACCTCTCAg GTGATGGGAGGCATATTGTCAAAGAGGACGAGCAGGAGGAGATCATATTCAACCGGTGGGTATGCTCCAGCTCCACCGAGTTCTTGGAGTGAGTATGGAGGTAATACAACGCAGGATCCACACCAAACGTGCCTGCATCATCACTACATGCCTCCCTCATCGTACAATTATGCTACACAACCTTTGCAAGCGCAGACCCAGCAGCGTCGGAAGATAGTGAACACGAAATATTCAAGGATAGCCGATAATTACCATTCTTTGCATGAG GTAACTTCTGCTCTTGCCCAAGCTGGTTTGGAGTCTTCTAATCTCATCGTCGGGATTGATTTCACAAAGAGCAATGAGTGgacag GTGCAAGGTCATTCCATCGGCAAAGCCTGCATGACATCGACCATGGTCAGAATCCCTATGAGCAAGCGATATCAATCATCGGAAAGACTTTATCCACATTCGATGAGGATAACCTAATTCCCTGTTTCGGATTCGGAGATG CATCAACGCACGACCAGGATGTTTTCAGTTTTTATCAAGACAATAGATTCTGTAACGGATTTGAGGAAGTTCTGATGCGATACAAAGAGGTCGTTCCCCACCTCCGCCTTGCAG GACCAACATCCTTTGCACCTGTAATTGAGATGGCGATGACGATTGTAGAGCAAAGCGGAGGCCAGTACCATGTCCTGTTAATAATAGCTGATGGGCAG GTGACGAGAAGTGTTGATACTCAGAATGGCCAGCTCAGTCCGCAGGAGCAAAGGACAGTTGATGCAATCGTGAGAGCTAG CGAATACCCTCTATCTATTGTTTTAGTTGGGGTTGGAGACGGGCCATGGGACCTGATGAAGGAGTTCGATGATAACATTCCTGCACGAGCCTTCGACAATTTCCAG TTTGTCAACTTCACCGAGATCATGTCCAAGAATGTGGATGCATCTAGAAAACAGGCGGAATTCGCTCTCGATGCCTTAATGGAAGTTCCTTCTCAGTATAAAGCGACTATCGAGCTTGGCATATTAGG TCAACAAAAAGGGATTTCCCCGGAGAGAATTCCTCTTCCTCCGCCTATTCACGGCAGCATCGCAAGACCTTTCCAATCAAAAAATTCTCAGCATAGTCCTTACGGCGACGAATGCTCTCCAGCATTCAGCAAAGCCCCATCATCGGTTTCAGCTTATGACAATCAG GATTGTCCCATATGTATGAGCAATCCAAAGGACATGGCCTTCGGGTGCGGCCACCTG ACCTGCAGTGACTGTGGGGAGAATCTGCTGTCTTGCCCAATATGCCAGAGCACCATCCAAATCAGAATTAAGCTTTATTGA
- the LOC104433475 gene encoding E3 ubiquitin-protein ligase RGLG2 isoform X3 codes for MGGILSKRTSRRRSYSTGGYAPAPPSSWSEYGGNTTQDPHQTCLHHHYMPPSSYNYATQPLQAQTQQRRKIVNTKYSRIADNYHSLHEVTSALAQAGLESSNLIVGIDFTKSNEWTGARSFHRQSLHDIDHGQNPYEQAISIIGKTLSTFDEDNLIPCFGFGDASTHDQDVFSFYQDNRFCNGFEEVLMRYKEVVPHLRLAGPTSFAPVIEMAMTIVEQSGGQYHVLLIIADGQVTRSVDTQNGQLSPQEQRTVDAIVRASEYPLSIVLVGVGDGPWDLMKEFDDNIPARAFDNFQFVNFTEIMSKNVDASRKQAEFALDALMEVPSQYKATIELGILGQQKGISPERIPLPPPIHGSIARPFQSKNSQHSPYGDECSPAFSKAPSSVSAYDNQDCPICMSNPKDMAFGCGHLTCSDCGENLLSCPICQSTIQIRIKLY; via the exons ATGGGAGGCATATTGTCAAAGAGGACGAGCAGGAGGAGATCATATTCAACCGGTGGGTATGCTCCAGCTCCACCGAGTTCTTGGAGTGAGTATGGAGGTAATACAACGCAGGATCCACACCAAACGTGCCTGCATCATCACTACATGCCTCCCTCATCGTACAATTATGCTACACAACCTTTGCAAGCGCAGACCCAGCAGCGTCGGAAGATAGTGAACACGAAATATTCAAGGATAGCCGATAATTACCATTCTTTGCATGAG GTAACTTCTGCTCTTGCCCAAGCTGGTTTGGAGTCTTCTAATCTCATCGTCGGGATTGATTTCACAAAGAGCAATGAGTGgacag GTGCAAGGTCATTCCATCGGCAAAGCCTGCATGACATCGACCATGGTCAGAATCCCTATGAGCAAGCGATATCAATCATCGGAAAGACTTTATCCACATTCGATGAGGATAACCTAATTCCCTGTTTCGGATTCGGAGATG CATCAACGCACGACCAGGATGTTTTCAGTTTTTATCAAGACAATAGATTCTGTAACGGATTTGAGGAAGTTCTGATGCGATACAAAGAGGTCGTTCCCCACCTCCGCCTTGCAG GACCAACATCCTTTGCACCTGTAATTGAGATGGCGATGACGATTGTAGAGCAAAGCGGAGGCCAGTACCATGTCCTGTTAATAATAGCTGATGGGCAG GTGACGAGAAGTGTTGATACTCAGAATGGCCAGCTCAGTCCGCAGGAGCAAAGGACAGTTGATGCAATCGTGAGAGCTAG CGAATACCCTCTATCTATTGTTTTAGTTGGGGTTGGAGACGGGCCATGGGACCTGATGAAGGAGTTCGATGATAACATTCCTGCACGAGCCTTCGACAATTTCCAG TTTGTCAACTTCACCGAGATCATGTCCAAGAATGTGGATGCATCTAGAAAACAGGCGGAATTCGCTCTCGATGCCTTAATGGAAGTTCCTTCTCAGTATAAAGCGACTATCGAGCTTGGCATATTAGG TCAACAAAAAGGGATTTCCCCGGAGAGAATTCCTCTTCCTCCGCCTATTCACGGCAGCATCGCAAGACCTTTCCAATCAAAAAATTCTCAGCATAGTCCTTACGGCGACGAATGCTCTCCAGCATTCAGCAAAGCCCCATCATCGGTTTCAGCTTATGACAATCAG GATTGTCCCATATGTATGAGCAATCCAAAGGACATGGCCTTCGGGTGCGGCCACCTG ACCTGCAGTGACTGTGGGGAGAATCTGCTGTCTTGCCCAATATGCCAGAGCACCATCCAAATCAGAATTAAGCTTTATTGA
- the LOC104433474 gene encoding protein GLE1, with the protein MGVVNLELRCPPKVHGVAADPDPDWNLDSLLSELNALEKKLNASSVIPVPFTKNQSRRMAKGRPSTFIMRVSDDEIDDLDDTDKEETSTSLVTRKNFNFNNLYMSDESDDESALEVQPYLMDEGNSEEAAFFELMNEYQLEVKDEIRNQISALETNLINGSEKSASALVRVEKYRDARRDMDKKIDTQYQRKLAEALDNHLTAIQRDHELKSQIEEKKIKNDAAYEEARRKEKALHEEKLRQEKAKAEAEAKLREEAERAAALEAERKAKEAADKLAAEASERVARAVAQQEAVGLHTDGSLANSSSQSEKIQSNKTKKSESAGDVVKAAKSALIVEQGRLQKFKEIDEKNREIHINFVQDFSSNERHVARLIRQIRGTKDNVRSKASELVKIFSNPACPQSISIAAFARKVVSHCESPDNAAFACAHVIVMVTSKMPHVMDVLLAEFHMACIFTVPKYIVYSKAAFESKEAYYKALGFQEDNGKIENVKDYLKRLESYMRLYGALVQTEPPGFQNAHGLKEGWAWLARFLNTLPANVYTAVALNAFLQMAGFALFRRYRRQFQKILNVISEDYLGALKARGDSELKPIIAEIQSYIEDKKFLKEPEGRVMQDSLLSSVMVPESDHGYNQSNRYYY; encoded by the exons AT GGGGGTGGTTAACTTAGAGCTTCGGTGCCCACCGAAAGTCCATGGAGTTGCCGCCGATCCTGATCCGGATTGGAATCTCGACAGTCTTTTATCGGAGCTCAATGCATTGGAAAAGAAGCTCAATGCTTCTTCGGTTATTCCCGTGCCTTTTACCAAGAACCAGTCGCG GAGGATGGCGAAGGGCAGACCGAGTACATTCATAATGCGGGTATCTGATGATGAGATCGATGATTTGGATGACACTGACAAGGAGGAGACTAGTACAAGTTTAGTGACcaggaaaaatttcaattttaataatttgtacATGAG TGATGAGAGTGATGATGAGTCGGCTCTGGAAGTGCAACCATATTTGATGGATGAAGGGAACTCAGAGGAAGCTGCTTTCTTTGAGCTCATGAACGAATATCAGCTTGAAGTCAAG GATGAGATTAGGAACCAAATTTCAGCACTAGAGACGAATTTGATTAATGGAAGTGAAAAGTCGGCATCGGCGCTTGTCCGAGTTGAAAAATATAGAGACGCGAGACGAGATATGGACAAGAAAATTGATACTCAATATCAACGCAAACT TGCAGAAGCACTTGATAATCACTTGACAGCTATTCAACGGGATCATGAATTGAAATCACagattgaagaaaagaaaattaaaaatgatgcAGCTTATGAAGAGGctagaagaaaggaaaaggcacTTCATGAAGAAAAGCTTCGCCAAGAAAAAGCCAAAGCAGAAGCAGAG GCTAAGTTAAGAGAGGAGGCAGAAAGAGCTGCTGCTTTGGAGGCTGAGAGGAAAGCCAAAGAAGCTGCAGATAAATTGGCTGCTGAAGCCTCAGAAAGAGTAGCTCGTGCAGTGGCCCAACAGGAAGCAGTAGGACTACATACTGATGGAAGTCTGGCAAATTCGAGTTCTCAGTCTGAGAAAATCCAgtcaaataaaacaaagaagTCAGAATCAGCTG GTGATGTGGTGAAGGCTGCAAAAAGTGCCCTCATTGTAGAGCAGGGAAGACTACAGAAGTTCAAAGAGATTGATGAGAAGAACCGGGAAATacatataaattttgtgcag GACTTCAGCAGCAATGAGAGGCACGTAGCTAGGTTGATCAGACAGATAAGGGGGACAAAGGACAATGTCAG ATCCAAAGCAAGCGAACTAGTAAAGATATTTAGTAATCCTGCTTGCCCTCAGTCCATTAGCATTGCAGCATTTGCGAGAAAG GTTGTCTCCCATTGTGAAAGCCCTGATAATGCTGCATTCGCATGTGCCCATGTCATTGTGATGGTTACATCAAAG ATGCCTCACGTAATGGATGTTCTTCTTGCGGAGTTCCACATGGCTTGCATATTTACAGTCCCAAAATATATAGTTTACTCAAAG GCTGCATTTGAATCAAAAGAGGCATACTACAAGGCTCTTGGATTCCAAGAAGAcaatggaaaaatagaaaatgttaaAGATTACTTGAAACGGCTGGAATCCTACATGAGACTCTATGGAGCACTTGTGCAG ACTGAACCTCCAGGTTTCCAAAATGCTCATGGCCTCAAAGAAGGATGGGCATGGCTTGCTAGGTTCTTAAACACACTTCCTGCGAATGTCTACACAGCTGTTGCCTTGAATGCCTTCTTGCAG ATGGCGGGCTTCGCCCTTTTTAGAAGATACCGACGTCAGTTCCAGAAGATTCTGAATGTCATCTCTGAAGACTATTTGGGTGCATTGAAAGCACGTGGAGATTCTGAGTTGAAGCCAATTATTGCGGAAATTCAGTCATACATAGAAGACAAGAAGTTCCTTAAGGAACCAGAAGGAAGGGTTATGCAGGATTCTTTGCTCTCCAGTGTTATGGTGCCTGAGTCAGACCATGGGTATAACCAATCTAATAGATACTACTACTGA
- the LOC104433472 gene encoding glycosyl hydrolase 5 family protein: MVGRRRRSIILPLLLPLLIYLSSSAAAASPLSTSSRWIVDGSGRRVKLACANWVSHLEPVVAEGLSKQPLGAISARIASLGFNCVRLTWPLFLATNDSLASLTVRQSFQGLGLADAISGIQANNPDILDLSLIETFQAVVSSLGDNDVMVILDNHLSKPGWCCGYSDGNGFFGDQYFDPDLWIHGLTRMATLFRGVGNVVGMSLRNELRGARQNVKDWYKYMQRGAEAVHASNPDVLVILSGLSYDKDLSFLNLDRPLNLSFSGKLVFELHWYAFSDGSAWASGNPNRVCGQVVGNLNRLSFFLLQRWPLLVSEFGVDQRGTNANDNRYLSCFAGVAADLDFDWALWTLVGSYYLREGVVGMIEYYGALDENWAELRNSSLFQRFRALQPPLKGPGLSETTPHKVIFHPATGLCVLRKSLLEPMKLGPCTESEAWNYTPQKVLSLKATYFCIQAVEVGKPAKLGIICTGSNSKWDIISESKMHLSSNTSNGASVCLDVDSDNTIVTSSCKCLSRDSKCDPSSQWFKLVESTRSLCATRTFDLLNSILDLPRKGLVGFLSS, encoded by the exons AtggtgggaagaagaagaagaagcatcatcctccctctcctcctcccgcTCCTAATTTacctctcctcctccgccgccgcggccTCGCCGCTGTCCACCAGCTCGCGGTGGATCGTGGACGGGTCGGGGCGGCGCGTGAAGCTGGCGTGCGCCAACTGGGTGTCCCACCTGGAGCCGGTGGTGGCGGAGGGGCTGAGCAAGCAGCCCCTCGGCGCCATCTCCGCCCGGATCGCATCCCTGGGGTTCAACTGCGTCCGCCTGACGTGGCCGCTCTTCCTGGCCACCAACGACTCCCTGGCCTCGCTCACGGTGCGGCAGTCGTTCCagggcctcggcctcgccgacgccATCTCCGGGATACAGGCCAACAACCCGGACATCCTCGATCTCTCGCTGATCGAAACTTTCCAG GCGGTGGTCTCGAGCCTCGGAGACAACGACGTGATGGTGATCCTTGACAACCACCTGAGCAAGCCCGGGTGGTGCTGCGGCTACAGCGATGGGAACGGCTTCTTCGGGGACCAGTACTTCGATCCCGACCTCTGGATCCACGGCCTTACTCGAATGGCGACGCTCTTTCGCGGGGTTGGGAACGTCGTCGGCATGAGCTTGAGGAACGAGCTCCGGGGAGCTAGGCAGAACGTCAAGGATTGGTACAA GTACATGCAGCGAGGAGCGGAGGCCGTCCACGCGTCGAACCCGGACGTGCTCGTCATCCTCTCCGGCCTCAGCTACGACAAGGACCTCTCCTTCCTCAACCTCGACCGCCCCCTCAACCTCTCCTTCTCCGGCAAGCTCGTCTTCGAGCTCCACTGGTACGCCTTCTCCGACGGCTCCGCCTGGGCCTCCGGCAACCCCAACCGCGTCTGCGGCCAGGTCGTCGGCAACCTCAACAggctctccttcttcctcctccagcGGTGGCCCCTCCTCGTTAGCGAGTTCGGCGTCGACCAGCGGGGCACGAACGCGAACGACAACCGCTACCTGAGCTGCTTCGCCGGCGTCGCCGCCGACCTGGACTTCGACTGGGCGCTGTGGACGCTGGTCGGGAGCTACTACCTGAGGGAAGGAGTGGTGGGGATGATCGAGTATTACGGGGCTTTGGACGAGAATTGGGCCGAGCTCAGGAATTCGAGCTTGTTCCAGAGGTTCCGAGCTCTTCAACCTCCTCTCAAAG GGCCAGGGCTATCGGAAACCACTCCGCATAAGGTGATTTTCCATCCGGCGACGGGTCTCTGCGTTTTGAGGAAGTCTCTGCTTGAGCCGATGAAGTTGGGCCCCTGCACGGAGTCGGAAGCCTGGAACTATACACCTCAAAAGGTTTTGTCCCTGAAGGCGACCTACTTCTGCATACAAGCGGTCGAGGTGGGAAAGCCGGCAAAACTCGGGATCATATGCACTGGCTCTAACTCGAAATGGGATATCATTTCAGAGTCGAAGATGCATCTCTCGTCTAATACCAGCAACGGTGCAAGCGTGTGCTTAGATGTGGACTCCGATAACACCATTGTCACAAGTTCTTGCAAGTGCTTGAGTAGAGACAGCAAGTGCGACCCTTCTAGCCAGTGGTTCAAGCTTGTCGAAAGTACGAGGAGCTTATGCGCCACGAGGAccttcgatttgctcaattcaATCTTGGACTTACCTAGAAAAGGCTTAGTGGGTTTTCTGAGCTCTTGA
- the LOC104433473 gene encoding protein SIEVE ELEMENT OCCLUSION C produces the protein MSRLGSDQFLPTSGLSLEEDILVRKLLLVHDPDGRHLDSELLLQAIEDVMCCATSSETVCDIKGEDDIRQTGVVGSQEPLGVIIHRISSEMVCLCSSQKNMYARTLYLFDLLGYYTWDAKVVLVLAAISMSYAEFCLLIQLSTSNPLAESITMLKRLQPNSKAFKPRLKALSSLIMKMLDMAKYIFKFTNLSISHLNPDKEAIETIKSNICITAFWIIRSSLTSCSHMHDLMTIKPGCTSSSAIAIWELSSLAYTLTKIYDRLKRLVDGLIQQLEEKVEQKLASLFQETRGDNKEALTTLFVLKDKFPLKEKYSQAKVGIAELIGKVVVFLISKSEFPSPEEWLLLFHQANNPPQNKTLEGNYEIVWVPISSSCTWTDSEERSFEYLSNCMPWYSLRQPHLLIPAVVNFIKQSWNYKEKPIMVVMDANGAITNLNAIDMLRIWGVKAYPFSSSREEELWEAESWGLQLLFNGIDQLLTYWIEQGKNVCIYGSSDARWIKEFHSKMEIISEGAQLEIVYVGNRSHHVQMMYTLASIQRHLSPTKIRFFWLRLESMRKSKLRLGKAVNTDQTLQQLSALLDFDENDKGWAIFGQGSSADTIRLDGNRFMECLDKFPKWGQNVGKYVGKWGLLNAIRIALESAARDGPCSHTDTVPFEEGLVEKVRFCAKCKRPMTNFVVYE, from the exons ATGAGCCGGTTAGGAAGTGATCAGTTCTTGCCGACTTCTGGTTTATCCTTGGAAGAAGATATTCTGGTCAGGAAGCTGCTTCTCGTCCATGATCCAGATGGCCGACATCTTGACTCTGAGCTACTACTTCAAGCAATAGAGGATGTGATGTGTTGTGCCACTTCTTCGGAAACGGTG TGTGATATCAAGGGAGAAGATGATATCAGGCAAACTGGAGTTGTTGGGTCCCAAGAACCACTTGGAGTCATCATCCACAGAATTTCATCTGag ATGGTTTGCCTGTGCTCCAGTCAAAAAAATATGTATGCAAGGACACTATATCTATTCGATCTGCTGGGTTATTATACCTGGGATGCAAAAGTAGTTTTGGTGCTGGCAGCTATCAGTATGAGCTATGCTGAATTTTGCCTCTTGATTCAACTCTCGACTAGTAACCCATTGGCAGAATCAATCACAATGCTCAAGCGGCTACAACCCAACTCAAAGGCATTCAAGCCTCGACTTAAAGCTCTAAGCTCATTGATTATGAAGATGTTGGATATGGCGAAATACATCTTTAAGTTTACAAACCTTTCAATTTCACATCTAAACCCAGATAAAGAGGCCATTGAGACTATCAAGTCTAATATTTGTATAACAGCCTTTTGGATCATCAGAAGCTCCTTGACAAGCTGTTCTCACATGCACGATTTGATGACCATAAAGCCAGG GTGTACAAGCTCATCAGCAATTGCAATATGGGAGCTTTCAAGTTTGGCCTATACATTGACCAAAATATACGATCGCCTCAAGAGGCTTGTGGATGGGTTGATTCAACAACTAG AGGAAAAGGTGGAACAAAAGCTGGCCAGTCTCTTTCAGGAGACTCGTGGAGACAATAAAGAGGCGCTTACGACGTTATTTGTATTGAAGGATAAATTCCCCCTCAAGGAAAAATATTCACAAGCAAAG GTTGGCATTGCAGAACTTATAGGCAAGGTGGTTGTGTTCCTGATCTCGAAATCAGAGTTCCCATCACCAGAGGAATGGCTCTTGCTCTTTCACCAAGCAAATAATCCCCCTCAGAACAAGACTTTAGAAGGAAACTATGAAATTGTGTGGGTACCCATTTCAAGTTCCTGTACGTGGACAGATTCTGAAGAAAGAAGCTTTGAATATTTATCTAACTGCATGCCATGGTATTCACTTCGGCAGCCACACTTGCTGATCCCGGCAGTGGTAAATTTTATAAAGCAATCATGGAACTATAAAGAGAAGCCCATAATGGTAGTGATGGACGCCAATGGGGcaataacaaatttaaatgCAATTGATATGTTGAGGATCTGGGGTGTCAAAGCatatccattttcatcttctagAGAAGAAGAGCTTTGGGAGGCAGAGAGTTGGGGACTACAACTACTGTTTAATGGAATTGATCAGCTTTTGACCTATTGG ATCGAGCAAGGTAAAAATGTCTGCATTTATGGGAGCAGCGACGCGAGATGGATCAAGGAATTCCATTCCAAGATGGAGATCATAAGTGAAGGTGCGCAACTTGAGATTGTATATGTGGGTAACAGGAGCCACCATGTGCAAATGATGTACACACTGGCCAGCATCCAACGACACCTCTCCCCAACAAAAATCCGATTCTTCTGGCTTCGGTTGGAGAGCATGAGAAAGTCAAAACTCAGACTAGGAAAGGCGGTCAACACCGATCAAACATTACAACAGCTCTCGGCACTGCTTGATTTCGATGAGAACGACAAGGGCTGGGCAATCTTCGGACAAGGGTCGTCTGCAGACACGATAAGACTCGATGGGAACAGATTCATGGAGTGCCTGGATAAGTTCCCAAAATGGGGCCAGAATGTGGGGAAGTATGTGGGGAAGTGGGGACTCTTGAATGCCATTAGAATAGCTCTTGAGTCGGCTGCTCGTGACGGTCCATGCAGCCACACAGACACCGTTCCTTTTGAGGAAGGGCTGGTGGAGAAGGTCCGGTTTTGTGCTAAGTGCAAGCGCCCGATGACAAATTTCGTAGTGTACGAATGA